One region of Coregonus clupeaformis isolate EN_2021a chromosome 31, ASM2061545v1, whole genome shotgun sequence genomic DNA includes:
- the asb5b gene encoding ankyrin repeat and SOCS box protein 5b isoform X3: MSYTYQWLDVPWGDGDMGSWADRSPLHEAACQGRLLALRTLLSQGYNANIPTIDHVTPLHEACLSDHASCARALIAAGANVNATTIDGVTPLFNACSVGSATCTEVLLENGAKPQSEICQPSPIHEASSKGKIACLEVLITWGADVDYDIPHLGTPLYIACISSGLQCTQKLLNGGANVQKGRFLESPLHAAAQKDCTEIINVLLEFGANINAKNLELKRPVESAPPNSSAEETLLLHEATPRSLRQLCRLSIRDYMGRSRLHLIPQLHLPNLLKRFLQYR, translated from the exons GGTCATGGGCGGACCGGTCTCCTCTCCACGAGGCAGCGTGTCAGGGCCGTCTCCTGGCCCTCAGGACCCTACTCTCACAG GGTTACAACGCAAACATCCCTACCATAGACCATGTGACGCCGTTGCATGAGGCTTGCCTGTCAGACCACGCGTCATGCGCCAGGGCGCTTATTGCTGCTGGTGCCAAT GTAAATGCCACCACCATTGATGGGGTGACACCGCTGTTCAATGCCTGCTCAGTGGGCAGTGCCACCTGTACAGAGGTACTGCTGGAAAACGGTGCCAAGCCCCAGTCAGAGATATGCCAGCCCTCGCCCATACACGAGGCTTCCAGCAAAG GCAAAATTGCTTGTCTGGAGGTACTGATCACATGGGGAGCAGACGTGGACTATGATATTCCTCACCTGGGAACCCCCCTGTACATCGCCTGCATCTCCTCAGGACTCCAGTGCACACAGAAACTCCTCAATGGAG GGGCCAATGTGCAGAAGGGCAGGTTCCTGGAGAGCCCGCTCCATGCAGCAGCTCAGAAGGACTGTACTGAGATCATCAATGTGTTGTTAGAGTTTGGAGCGAACATTAACGCTAAAAACCTAGAGCTGAAGAGACCGGTGGAGTCAGCCCCGCCTAACAGCTCAGCAGAGGAGACGTTACTGCTGCATGAAG caacACCGCGGTCACTACGTCAGCTGTGTCGTCTCAGTATCAGAGATTATATGGGCCGATCTCGACTACACCTCATCCCTCAGTTACACCTCCCCAACCTTCTCAAACGCTTCCTCCAGTACAGATAG